A segment of the Alistipes communis genome:
CCGGATACAAGATACCTCATAATCAACTCCTGTGTTTCTCTCAATGCAAATTCTTTGTTGCTTTTAATCGCATCCTGAAGTATATGGACGGTAAAAAAGATGTTTTGTGGTTTTGCTTCAGCATATGCTTTGAGAACACAAGGATGACTGTAGTCGTTATGCTCTCGCACTACATATGCAATAGCGAATAATCTCGACTCTCGATCTTGTATTTGATTTATCATTCCATACACCGCCTCTGGATTATCAAAGACATAGCGAGACAAGCATGATATTATAGGGAAGAATTGTTCGTCATCTTTCTTGAGTTCAGACATTATACCGTTCGGCATCTTCCGAATAGTCTGGAACCAATCCGGAGAATTTACTCCGCGGAGGAAATACACCAACAGCCGCCCATCCTTCTGACAAACATCAGCAACAAGAACCTTCTCTGCACGGGCCGGATTATTCACAAAAGCCAGCACAGACAATGTCAACAACTTCAAGTGAAGACGAATATCGGGATCCTCAAGAATACTGCGGGCTTCATCCACGAATTTGGCAGTATCATGACCTCGTTTGAAATCAAGGACTGCCTTGACCGTCGATCGTATCTCCAGGCCTTGAATCTCTTTTTTGAGATCAGCCGAGAACAGACCCCCGGTCTCAGAATAATGACGGGCAAGGGTATATTCATAGAAAGACTGATGAAAGAATGAGACAGCAGATCCATCACGCCGAATCAGACCATTACTTGCCAAATACTCATATGCACGTTTCTGACTGGAATCAGGAATAAACTGAGGATTCAGAGTCCCTGCAATTTGTATTGTTTCAACAATCTTATACATTAAATGCTCCCGCATTTCTACATCATGCCGTAGAGATGAGTCACAAATAACAGCATCCCAAAGAGCATCGTATAATTCAATCTGATTATTGAAGTTGATTTTAGACTTATTCCGCCGAAACAAGAGAGAAAATGAATCCAGCATTTGAACGGTCCTGAGCATCGTGGCCGTCACACGATCTATTTCCTGACCAAGACCATTCTCCAGTTTATTGAGAGCTATTGTCACCTCCTTCTCGGTTAGCTCTCCAATCTCAACAATTGTAGATCTATCCTTTAAACTGTTCAGGACAGAATCATACTCCAGATCATATTTACGGCACGAGACAACGGCTCTGACATTCGGCCAATCGTTTAATGAAGATAGTACCGCCATCATCATATTCAGATGCGTTCTATCATTCGTGAGGGATTGAGACAGCGCATCAATCTGGTCAACAATCAAAATCACCTTATCTGCTTCCGTGCTGTAATACGCCAATGTATCCTGCATATCGCTCAAAGAGACCGGGTTGCCATTATCATCAATAGCGTCGGACTTAACACACAAATACTTGATACCCTTCTCGGACAGTATGGCTATTAAATCTTTCAACACAGCGGATTTTCCGACTCCTGCATCACCCACCAGAAGACAGATATTCCCTTCGTTCTGAACAGGATCCTTGCTAATCCATTGCACAATCTCATCAACCTGGAGTCGAGATATATGCGAGTCTCTCACCCCATGCAACTCGGAAGAAACGGCATTGAAGCACATTTTTTGCCGCGAAGCAAACTGGTCTGCCAGATACTTATCATCCTTGATGGACTCCATCTTCTGTTTATACAACTGACGCCAATGATCGATGGTCGCGTCAACATTCTTCTCACCGCATTTTTCGTTGTCTTTAAAATAATATCTCGCCTTAGTTCGGATACGATCAGATTTATTTTTAAACTCTTCGATGGCAGCCGTATCAATGTTCCGCCAATAGAATTTTCTAGAGGCATAATCACAAGCTATAAAGAAGACGAGTTCTCCTTTATGTATTTTCGCATATGCATAAACCGACTCGGGAATATCATAAAACACTTTCCCATTTTTCTCCGGATATGTCAGGTGTTTAACTTGAACTGTTATTTTTTCTCGAGCTATTCCATTTTCATCAAGAATCTCAAGATAGCCATCAATATTTGGTAAGGTACCTCCCTCTTGAAGTTGAGAACAGTCTACACAATTATCAGGAAGGATACTCTTCAGAAGATTTATCGAACGCCGATCATGCAATACGGATTCTGAGATATTCCTATTTGGCTGTAATTCCATAACACTCACGATTCGTTTAATAGCTCAGATCTTGTAGTCACCTCTAATCATTAATTCTTTCTTGCACCCCATCAAACATCGCATCCGCCTCCTTCTCATTCAACCCAGCCTTTACCACTACAGCCAAAAGATCTTCTTTCGTCGGTTCGATACTGTCATTGATTGAAGTCGTGCGAAAACCATTAATGCCATCGCTGGGTAACAGGTCATAGGCCGGAGCAAAATACCAATCGCCATCCCGATGAATAAAGGCAAAGTTCTTAGCGTGGTCGTCCTTGTTATCAATGAGAAAATTGAATATCATCAGTCGATAAACTTTCCACAACTCGGCTACACTATGCGTCAGCATGGCGCACACCTGAAAAATATGCTTGTAGTCGATACTGGGTAACCGATAATCGGCACCAATAAGACCGGCCACGCTAACGACATGCAGTTTGCCACCCAGTGTTCGGTCGAAACGCTCCACACCAAAGTACTTGCCTTCAAAAAGTCGAGTCTCCGGCATTTCGATCCCGCACTCTTTGGCTAGCAGCGAATAGCGGTATTCATCCACACCGATACTCTGCGAATCCCTCTTGGCTCGAAACTTTACCAGCCATTCTTTGTCGTTATAACGAACGAAGATTTTAGGCCTCGCGCCACCCGGAGAACCACCTCGATCCTGAAACTCCTCGATCCCTTCGCCCATATAATCGTCGCTGGCCAGTATCTTCTCGGCCTCCAAAGCCAGCTTCTCGAAATCTGCAAAATCCTGCCGCGTCACTACGCTATTATCAGGACGAAACTCCAATGCTCCGCGTCCTGTCGATCCCACCAAGGCAAGACGATCCAGTAGAGTAAGTGTGCGAGGATTGATTCCCTTTTGTTGCAGGTATCGATCCAGAATAAGAAGTCCCCATCCATCGGGCAGGCAATCATCGAAAACACCGAATCCCCCCTCAAACGGACGGGGTTTAGCAATAAAGACACCGCTTCGCAAAGGCAACTCAAATGGAGAAATAGAGAAACCAGAGCTAAGCCACTCTGCCGAATATTCGAAGGCACACAACCCCTCTCGCGTCAGAGCAAGACGACCGACCAGCCGATTGTTATATATTACTTCTATCTGCTTGATACTATTCATTTTTCTTCCCTCGTTTGCGGGTAACACTCTGTTCTTTCAATACATCATCCAACGATTGATATTGCTTTTGTGCAAAGAGAACATCAAACTCAGATAACACATTCAAAGCAAATCCAATCTGCAGCAACCCCTTCAAAGAGATTTCTCCTGTCTGTTCGAAACGGCGGTAAGTAGCGAACTTAAGACCGGCTCTTGCAGCCATACCTTCCTGAGTTAGGTTCAATTCCAGTCTACGAGTTTTAACTCTCGCTGCAATCTGCAAAGCTACTTCGCTTGGACTTAAGACATCAAATGCCAATATATTATTCATAGATTCATTTATATCAAGTAAACAAACAAGATAATATTCATTGTAAAGATAGCGGATATTTTTATTTTAACGTCAATGTTTAAGACCTATTTTTCTCACCAAAAGAAAAAGTAACTTTACTTTATCTCCGTATTCACATATACGTTCAATAAAGTAAAGTCAAAATAAGGGAAGAAAAGAGATGGCTTCGCCATGATGAAATGGCTCCAGCCATTTTCTCTTTTGGCTGCAAAAAAAAATATAAGTTACCGGATTGATAAGTCAATCATTCCGTCCCAATCTACCCACAAAATGACTCGCAAAACATATGCGGATTCACCTCCAATTTTATAGTATATTCTGGCGAAATAAACCCGCCCTGAACGGAATGTATCGAGGTCTACAAGGATGTTTTTCCCTCTGTTTGGATGGAGCCGATGAAAAGGTTGCATCCATAATGTTAAAGTTAGATAAGATCTGACTACAAACTTAATTAAGAATACAATCAAACAGGATAGTGTAATACACAATGCATAAACAAAAAAAAATTCTATATTTGTAAAATAAACTGTAAATTACTCCTAATTCCATGCAGGAGAACCCCATATCGAACAGCCTGTCCAAAACGGATTCCAATGAGGCATCGAATCCAATCCGTAGCCTCATGCCCTTTCGGTATGGACCGTTGTGTTATGCGATTGTGGACGTTGAGATCGGACTGACCGACCACCGGATTCACGACATTGGGGCACTCCGCTACGACGGGGCCATCTTCCATAAAGCCTCGACAGAAGAGCTGCTACCCTTCCTCGAGCGTGTGGAGTATCTCTGTGGTCACAACATCATCCACCACGATGCCAAATACCTCTTTGAGGATCGACAAATTCCTTGGCGGCTGGTCGACACGCTCTACCTCTCGCCCCTGCTCTTTCCTGAACGTCCCTATCACCGGCTCGTAAAGGATGATAAGTTGCTCAGCGACCAAATGAACAACCCGGTCAACGACTGTGAAAAGGCCCGTGATCTGCTTCTGGACGAGATGGCCCGCTGGGATGCATGGCCCGAACAGAAACGGAGGCTCTTCACCGCACTGCTGAGGAATCAGCCGGAGTTCGACGGATTTCTCGATCTGATGGGAGCCGGCTTGAAAAATTGCGACCTGCGCGAACAAATCGCAACCGTCTACCGAGGCCGCATCTGCCAGAACGTCGAACTCGAACCGTTGATCGAACACTACCCCTGTGAACTGGCCTACGCATTGGCGCTAATCGACACGACCGATCATCGCTCCATCACGCCGGGATGGGTACTGCACAACTATCCGAGCGTGGAATTCATCATCAAAAAGCTGCGGCACACCCCCTGCCTAGCAGGCTGTACCTACTGCAACTCCCAGCTCGACGTCCACCGTAGCCTCAAGTCGCTGTTCGGTTATAATGCCTTCCGTACCTACGAAGGTGAACCACTCCAGGAACGGGCGGCACAGGCGGCCGTCGAGGGACGCTCACTGTTGGCAATCTTCCCTACCGGCGGTGGAAAGTCGCTCACCTTTCAACTGCCGGCACTCATGGCGGGACTATCTGTCCACGGACTGACAGTAGTAATTTCGCCCTTGCAGTCGCTGATGAAGGATCAGGTGGACAACCTCGCCGAACGGGGCATCACCGAGGCCGTCACCATCAACGGCATGCTGGACCCTATCACACGGGCACTGGCCATCGAGAAAGTGCAGGACGGAACTGCTGCGCTACTCTACATCTCGCCCGAGATGCTCCGCTCGGCAACGATCGAACGCATTCTCCTTGCCCGCAACGTCGTCCGCTTCGTCATCGACGAGGCCCACTGCTTCTCGTCGTGGGGACAGGATTTCCGGGTCGACTACCTCTATATCGGCCACTTCATTCGCAAATACCAGCAGAAAAAGGGAAGCAAACTCCCGATCCCGGTCTCCTGCTTCACGGCCACGGCCAAACAGAAGGTGATCCAGGACATCCGCGACTACTTCAAACAGACGTTGGATCTGAATCTGGAACTCTTCGCCTCGAAAGCCACACGTACAAACCTGAGCTACTCGGTGCTGCACGTCGACAACGACGAAGAGAAATACCAGCGGCTGCGCGAACTCATTGCCGACTCACAATGTCCGACCATCGTCTATGTTTCGCGAACTCGTCGAACCCGGGAGTTGGCGTCACGCCTCACCCACGACGGCTTCCGGGCCCTTCCCTTCAACGGCAAGATGGATTCTGACGAGAAGATCACCAACCAGGAGGCCTTCATGAACGACCATGTACGCATCATCGTCGCCACGTCGGCCTTCGGCATGGGTGTGGACAAGAGCGACGTGGGGCTGGTGATTCATTACGACATCTCCGATTCGCTGGAGAACTACGTACAGGAGGCGGGGCGCGCCGGCCGCAACCCCCATCTGCATGCCCGCTGCTACGTCCTCTACGGCGACAGCGATCTGGACAAGCACTTCATCCTGCTGAACCAGACGAAGCTGAGCATCGGTGAGATCCAGCAGGTATGGAAGGCCGTGAAGGAACTCACGCGCCAGCGCATGCGGGTCAATTCGTCGGCACTGGAGATTGCGCGTCAGGCCGGTTGGGACGGTTCGGGCTCCGACATCGAGACCCGGGTACGAACCGCACTCGCAGCACTTGAACAGGCCGGCTACCTCGAACGGGGTAACAACGTTCCCCACGTCTACGCCACGGGCATCACCGTGCGGAATCTCGACGAAGCCCGCCGACGGCTGACGGCCTCACCGCTGTTCGACAGCAAGGAGACCGAACAGGCGGTCCGCATCATCAAGTCACTCATCTCGAAAAAGTATATCGCTAAGGCGCAGGACTCGGAGGCCGAATCGCGAATCGACTACCTAGCCGACATTCTGGGCATGAGCAAGCGCGAGGTTATCTCCGCCGTGGAGCGCATGCGCCAAGAGGGGATTCTGGCCGATAGCAAGGATCTGTCGGCCTATCTGCTCGGAACAGGGGATTCGGAGCGCAAGTCGCAGCAGCTGCTCGAACGCTTCATCCAGCTCGAACGCTACCTGCTCCACCGCATCCCGGAGGAGGGGCTCTGCATCTCCTGCAAGCAGCTGAACGAGGATGCCATCCAGGAGGGAATCGGCACCTCAAAAGAGAAGGATATCCGGACTCTGCTCTATTTCCTTACGGTCAAGGGATACCTCCGCAAACAGGAGGATGCAGACCACAACCTGCAACTTCGGCAACAAACCGACCAGCAATCAACGGAGGCCCGGTTCGATAAACGGGCCGAAATCTGCCGCTTCGCCATCGGATGGCTCTACCGTCAGGCCGCCGAGCTGACGCGTACGCTCATGCAACCCAACGCCACCGGGCAGGAACACACCGTCGCAGACAATGCCGTGCAGTTCTCGATCGTCGAGTTATTGAATCAATTCAAGGCCGACAACCGGACGATGCTCTTTGAACGGAACGACCTGCAGCTGGGCGAGGTCGAGGAGGCACTCCTCTATCTCTCGAAGATCGGGGCACTGAAGCTCGAAGGGGGATTTCTGGTCCTCTACAACGCGATGGACATCCGCAGGATCAAGGACAACAAGTCGCGCTACAAGGTCGACGACTACCGGTTACTCAACGCCTTCTACAAACAGAAGATCCAGCAGGTCCACATCGTGGGCGAGTATGCTAATCTGATGGTCAAGGACTACAATGCGGCGCTGCAGTTCGTGCAGGACTATTTCCAGATGGACTACCGGCGTTTCATCGCAAAATACTTCCGCGGCGAACGCATCAACGAGATCCAGCGCAACCTGACGCCCAAGAAATACGAGCAGCTCTTCGGGTCGCTCTCCCCGCGACAGATGGAGATCATCTCCGACAAAGAGTCCCACTGCATCGTGGTTGCGGCCGGACCCGGCAGCGGTAAAACCCGAGTACTGGTCCACAAACTGACATCGCTGCTTCTGCTCGAAGATGTCAAGCATGAACAGCTGCTGATGCTCACTTTCTCGCGCGCGGCGGCCACAGAATTCAAACAACGACTAATGGTGCTGATCGGCAATGCAGCCCATTTTGTCGAGATCAAGACCTTCCACTCCTATTGTTTCGACCTGCTGGGGCGTATCGGCAACCTTGAAGATGCCCAGGACATTGTCTCCCGGGCTGCCCGAATGATCGAACAGGGGGAGGTCGAACCCAACAAGATCGGCAAGACGGTGCTCGTCATCGACGAAGCACAGGACATGGCCGACGACGAGTATGCCCTCGTAACGGCGCTGATGACCCACAACGAGGAGATGCGCGTCATCGCCGTGGGTGACGACGACCAGAACATCTACGAATTCCGGGGATCCGACTCAGACTACATGTTCCAGTTGGCTCAGCGCCCCAAGGCGCGCTTCATCGAGATGACCGACAATTTCCGCAGTGCCCGCCATCCTGTCACCTTTGCCAACGAATTTGTACGATCGATTTCCAAGCGCATGAAGCACACGCCGATTAAATCGATGCGCAGCGAAGAGGGGTGGGTCAGCGTCACTCACCACACGTCGGAGATCATGTATCAGCCGCTGGTCGACGAGTTGCGCTGCCATCGCCATGCGGGCACCTCGTGTATCCTTACCCAGACGAATGAGGAGGCGGTCATCCTGACCGGACTTCTGCGCAAGGAGGGCGTTCCGTGCAAACTGATCCAGTCGATGGACGGCTTCCGCTTCTGGAACCTCTCCGAGATACGTTATTTCCTCCGATACCTAGACAAGCGAGTGACGACGCCCGTGATTTCGGGCGAACTCTGGGAGGAGGCGAGGCGTGCCACGAGCAATACCTACGGGCGAAGTCAGAATCTGGAACTTGTGAAGCGCTGCTTCGAACAGTTCGAGCATCTCAACCAGACGAAATACATCAGCGATTTCAAGGAGTTCGTCTTCGAATCATCAATGGAGGATTTCTGCGATGTTTCGGGCTCCGAGGTGGTGGTATCGACCATCCACAAGGCCAAAGGGCGCGAGTTCGACGATGTCTACATGCTTCTGACTGACAACTACACCAAGAATGCGGAGCTGATGCGCCGCTACTACGTGGGGATCACCCGTGCCAAGAACCGGCTGTTCATCCATACCAACGGACACTGTTTTGACCGTCTGACGGCAGACCGTCACGATCACGACGATCGGAGCTATACCCTACCCGAAGAGATCGTCCTGCAACTCTCCCACCGGGACGTCTATCTGGAGTTCTTCAAGGGGATCAAACGCGAAGTACTAGCACTGCAGAGCGGTGATTCGCTGCAATACCACGACTTCACGTTCTATACCGAGAAAACAGGCCTCCCCGTAGCCAAACTCTCGACCCGAATGCAGAAAACACTTACCGATTGGTTTACAAAAGGCTACCGGGTCAAATCCGCGACCGTTAGCTTCATCGTGGCCTGGAAACCCAAGGATGCCCCGAAAGAGGAGCCGGAGACAGCTGTTCTGCTGGCCGATCTTACCCTCACCCTTTGATTGAAGATCCAACAAAAGTCGGGGTTCCAGAAGACGGAGTTTACCTTTTCCCCACTGTTTAGAGAGGCGATGAAAAAGTTATTTTTTTTGATTTTTTTACAAAAAAACGAGTAAATTTTTGAAAATTCCATCTTTTAAGTCGTAAGCTATTGATAATCAATAACAACACAATAGTATATCAGCAAGCAGACAAAATTCATCAATACCGCGAAAACTTATCAAAGTCATAGGAAAGATGACTATCCAAATATCGGATGGTATAAT
Coding sequences within it:
- a CDS encoding type II toxin-antitoxin system HipA family toxin; its protein translation is MNSIKQIEVIYNNRLVGRLALTREGLCAFEYSAEWLSSGFSISPFELPLRSGVFIAKPRPFEGGFGVFDDCLPDGWGLLILDRYLQQKGINPRTLTLLDRLALVGSTGRGALEFRPDNSVVTRQDFADFEKLALEAEKILASDDYMGEGIEEFQDRGGSPGGARPKIFVRYNDKEWLVKFRAKRDSQSIGVDEYRYSLLAKECGIEMPETRLFEGKYFGVERFDRTLGGKLHVVSVAGLIGADYRLPSIDYKHIFQVCAMLTHSVAELWKVYRLMIFNFLIDNKDDHAKNFAFIHRDGDWYFAPAYDLLPSDGINGFRTTSINDSIEPTKEDLLAVVVKAGLNEKEADAMFDGVQERIND
- a CDS encoding RecQ family ATP-dependent DNA helicase → MPFRYGPLCYAIVDVEIGLTDHRIHDIGALRYDGAIFHKASTEELLPFLERVEYLCGHNIIHHDAKYLFEDRQIPWRLVDTLYLSPLLFPERPYHRLVKDDKLLSDQMNNPVNDCEKARDLLLDEMARWDAWPEQKRRLFTALLRNQPEFDGFLDLMGAGLKNCDLREQIATVYRGRICQNVELEPLIEHYPCELAYALALIDTTDHRSITPGWVLHNYPSVEFIIKKLRHTPCLAGCTYCNSQLDVHRSLKSLFGYNAFRTYEGEPLQERAAQAAVEGRSLLAIFPTGGGKSLTFQLPALMAGLSVHGLTVVISPLQSLMKDQVDNLAERGITEAVTINGMLDPITRALAIEKVQDGTAALLYISPEMLRSATIERILLARNVVRFVIDEAHCFSSWGQDFRVDYLYIGHFIRKYQQKKGSKLPIPVSCFTATAKQKVIQDIRDYFKQTLDLNLELFASKATRTNLSYSVLHVDNDEEKYQRLRELIADSQCPTIVYVSRTRRTRELASRLTHDGFRALPFNGKMDSDEKITNQEAFMNDHVRIIVATSAFGMGVDKSDVGLVIHYDISDSLENYVQEAGRAGRNPHLHARCYVLYGDSDLDKHFILLNQTKLSIGEIQQVWKAVKELTRQRMRVNSSALEIARQAGWDGSGSDIETRVRTALAALEQAGYLERGNNVPHVYATGITVRNLDEARRRLTASPLFDSKETEQAVRIIKSLISKKYIAKAQDSEAESRIDYLADILGMSKREVISAVERMRQEGILADSKDLSAYLLGTGDSERKSQQLLERFIQLERYLLHRIPEEGLCISCKQLNEDAIQEGIGTSKEKDIRTLLYFLTVKGYLRKQEDADHNLQLRQQTDQQSTEARFDKRAEICRFAIGWLYRQAAELTRTLMQPNATGQEHTVADNAVQFSIVELLNQFKADNRTMLFERNDLQLGEVEEALLYLSKIGALKLEGGFLVLYNAMDIRRIKDNKSRYKVDDYRLLNAFYKQKIQQVHIVGEYANLMVKDYNAALQFVQDYFQMDYRRFIAKYFRGERINEIQRNLTPKKYEQLFGSLSPRQMEIISDKESHCIVVAAGPGSGKTRVLVHKLTSLLLLEDVKHEQLLMLTFSRAAATEFKQRLMVLIGNAAHFVEIKTFHSYCFDLLGRIGNLEDAQDIVSRAARMIEQGEVEPNKIGKTVLVIDEAQDMADDEYALVTALMTHNEEMRVIAVGDDDQNIYEFRGSDSDYMFQLAQRPKARFIEMTDNFRSARHPVTFANEFVRSISKRMKHTPIKSMRSEEGWVSVTHHTSEIMYQPLVDELRCHRHAGTSCILTQTNEEAVILTGLLRKEGVPCKLIQSMDGFRFWNLSEIRYFLRYLDKRVTTPVISGELWEEARRATSNTYGRSQNLELVKRCFEQFEHLNQTKYISDFKEFVFESSMEDFCDVSGSEVVVSTIHKAKGREFDDVYMLLTDNYTKNAELMRRYYVGITRAKNRLFIHTNGHCFDRLTADRHDHDDRSYTLPEEIVLQLSHRDVYLEFFKGIKREVLALQSGDSLQYHDFTFYTEKTGLPVAKLSTRMQKTLTDWFTKGYRVKSATVSFIVAWKPKDAPKEEPETAVLLADLTLTL
- a CDS encoding AAA family ATPase; protein product: MELQPNRNISESVLHDRRSINLLKSILPDNCVDCSQLQEGGTLPNIDGYLEILDENGIAREKITVQVKHLTYPEKNGKVFYDIPESVYAYAKIHKGELVFFIACDYASRKFYWRNIDTAAIEEFKNKSDRIRTKARYYFKDNEKCGEKNVDATIDHWRQLYKQKMESIKDDKYLADQFASRQKMCFNAVSSELHGVRDSHISRLQVDEIVQWISKDPVQNEGNICLLVGDAGVGKSAVLKDLIAILSEKGIKYLCVKSDAIDDNGNPVSLSDMQDTLAYYSTEADKVILIVDQIDALSQSLTNDRTHLNMMMAVLSSLNDWPNVRAVVSCRKYDLEYDSVLNSLKDRSTIVEIGELTEKEVTIALNKLENGLGQEIDRVTATMLRTVQMLDSFSLLFRRNKSKINFNNQIELYDALWDAVICDSSLRHDVEMREHLMYKIVETIQIAGTLNPQFIPDSSQKRAYEYLASNGLIRRDGSAVSFFHQSFYEYTLARHYSETGGLFSADLKKEIQGLEIRSTVKAVLDFKRGHDTAKFVDEARSILEDPDIRLHLKLLTLSVLAFVNNPARAEKVLVADVCQKDGRLLVYFLRGVNSPDWFQTIRKMPNGIMSELKKDDEQFFPIISCLSRYVFDNPEAVYGMINQIQDRESRLFAIAYVVREHNDYSHPCVLKAYAEAKPQNIFFTVHILQDAIKSNKEFALRETQELIMRYLVSGSPYNNHDGYELADVLCKQFCVEYPKELLGILHCCICETVRKTAQSGYYGFSTTEKFYRVDTENNYVGKILKMYEDLMIRYASDTLGRSFVLELLSLNNETTLSVAFAAMAEAPRQYDDQIRLLLEDNATIGIYLRGDVEFFFLKMLRAWYETLNENDAERYQRALLSYKSEFDFKYDAERRWSQFLCPHLWQDKWELICNTLPEDHMIPEMRRCYQELLRRFGQKHMVERNYHSVGVAHICGGVVGDETYARWPISNWLNSFLKLGEYKWREGRGPISLREHADAFKKCVSSNPDRFYDFVLEISDMADIQDMYKIAGLEGLLAGGVNPYSLWNLSKRYISEEFAKANSYTFSQIVEYYIKEENECIEEIMELCKTLTISPFSEESSLFTAEDGKRDMSRRATDMLTKAINSYQGCAAELLVRMCAIPSRRPIVYTFFADNNILLHEYIKTVPLHYLNMEDYYDEELYFPLVRSLLSGMGPESLYLQVNAIQWCFYYRNDVVCNYIDRIEPDPSTHELLVQIYFYGMKGTPISEECERRLEKILAINNEEIVAKLVETAMKSYEHVEYRDLSVKILEHYASDSREKVVNAYCMHCDSLPTEAFNWYCSITPVYLGKKYQQVHFELGYVKKCISTSPVLCYRFISSQRYFDTEDASLVDDEVVNVLLEIYKKLSLHEDTDAMNEVLDLFDEYIYRDNRVMKAAVSLLT
- a CDS encoding helix-turn-helix domain-containing protein, whose protein sequence is MNNILAFDVLSPSEVALQIAARVKTRRLELNLTQEGMAARAGLKFATYRRFEQTGEISLKGLLQIGFALNVLSEFDVLFAQKQYQSLDDVLKEQSVTRKRGKKNE